A part of Verrucomicrobiota bacterium genomic DNA contains:
- a CDS encoding addiction module protein has product MKAIAEITKEAMKLPPGQRLTLARILLDASENQPDYSPAIEAAWEKLIFQRIDDVKSGQVKSSNCNDVFTRLDKLFPG; this is encoded by the coding sequence ATGAAAGCGATTGCAGAAATAACGAAAGAAGCCATGAAACTACCACCCGGGCAACGCTTAACATTAGCGCGAATCCTCCTTGACGCATCTGAAAACCAGCCCGATTACTCGCCTGCCATTGAAGCCGCTTGGGAAAAACTTATTTTCCAGCGAATCGATGATGTCAAATCCGGGCAGGTAAAATCCAGCAATTGCAATGATGTTTTTACACGTCTTGACAAGCTCTTTCCGGGATGA
- a CDS encoding type II toxin-antitoxin system RelE/ParE family toxin — MKIELVEAAEAELTEAIAYYEDIEFGLGLRLKDEIRKAIAWIQSHPELPSLRAKGYRRINLNVFPYYVAYIIWKDTVWIVAIAHSYRLPEYWIKRKRGWI; from the coding sequence ATGAAAATTGAGCTTGTAGAGGCTGCGGAAGCAGAGTTGACCGAGGCGATTGCGTACTATGAGGACATTGAGTTTGGATTGGGGCTACGTCTGAAAGACGAAATCCGCAAGGCCATTGCATGGATTCAATCGCATCCAGAACTACCTTCCCTGCGCGCCAAGGGGTACCGTAGAATCAATCTTAACGTGTTCCCCTACTATGTTGCGTACATTATTTGGAAAGACACGGTTTGGATAGTGGCGATAGCTCACAGTTACAGACTGCCTGAATATTGGATTAAAAGAAAGCGGGGCTGGATCTGA